AGCAAGCCCCAAAACCTTTTTGCCCAGGTACGAAGCTCTCGTTACAAAACTTGAGTACGATTAACAGGTCATAAGCCACTTCATAATTCAAGGGAATAATGTCACCTTCAATTATGAAGTGTCTTATATAAGGATCAAGGCGTCGCTGCAGCTATAAAATTGGAGGTGCCTGATGATGGCAAGACATATTAATTATAAAGAAAGAAGATCTTTTGCTAAAAAAGCAGAGGAATTCAAAAAATTCCAGGAGCGTATTGGTCACACGTTTACTAATGAAAAATTACTCTATCAAGCATTTACTCATTCTTCCTATGTAAATGAACATCGTAAAAAGCCATACGAAGATAATGAAAGACTTGAATTTTTAGGTGATGCTGTTTTAGAATTGACCATTTCTCAATATCTTTATAAAAAATATCCAATGATGAGCGAAGGAGAATTAACAAAACTGCGTGCCGCTATTGTTTGTGAACCTTCTCTTGTATCGTTCGCGAATACACTTGCTTTTGGTAGCTTAGTTCTACTTGGAAAAGGAGAAGAAATGACAGGGGGACGAGCTCGCCCAGCCTTGCTAGCAGATGTTTTTGAAGCGTTCATTGGTGCACTTTACTTAGATCAAGGCCTTGAATCTGTTGTTCAATTTTTAGATAAATTTGTTATTCCAAAGGTTGATGAAGGGGCCTTTTCTCATGTTATGGACTTTAAGAGTCAGCTTCAAGAACTTGTTCAGCGTGATACTAAAGGTACACTTGAATATAAAATTCTACAGGAAAAAGGTCCAGCTCATAACCGAGAATTTGTATCTACTGTATCATTAAATGGTGAGGTTTTTGGCACAGGAAGTGGAAAGTCAAAAAAAGAAGCTGAGCAACATGCTGCACAAGAAGCACTTTCAAAGCTTCAACAAATAAATAAATAAGATGCTATGAAGGGCAGACTCATATTAGTATTGAATGAGTTGTCCTTTTTTTAAGGTTTTTACATGTTATCATTGATATTTTACGTTGATTGTTCTTATTTTTATGATGTCAAAATATCCAAATGTATGAACCGAGGTTCGACAAATTGTGATAAAATATGAAGGAGTTTGTCAGAAGAATAGTCTTATTAATAACATTACAAAAAAATAACTTAAAAGAAAATAGTAAGGAGGATCACAATGTTCCTCAAACGATTGGATATTGTAGGATTCAAGTCCTTTGCTGAACGAGTAACTGTTGATTTTGTAAAAGGTGTTACAGCAGTAGTTGGACCTAATGGTAGTGGTAAAAGTAATATAACAGATGGAATAAGATGGGTATTAGGTGAACAATCAGCTAAGTCTCTTCGTGGAGCCAAAATGGAAGATATTATTTTTGCTGGAAGTGACTCTAGAAGAGGGCTGAATGTAGCGGAGGTAACCCTAACTTTAGATAATGATGACTCTTTCCTCCCAATTGATTATCACGAAGTTAGTGTAACACGTCGTGTATATCGTTCAGGGGAAAGTGAATTTTTTATTAATAAACAAAGTTGCCGTCTAAAAGACATTGTTGATTTATTTATGGATTCTGGTTTAGGTAAAGAAGCCTTTTCCATAATTAGTCAAGGGAAAGTCGAAGAAATTCTCAGCAGTAAATCTGAAGAACGTAGAACGATTTTTGAAGAGGCTGCTGGTGTTTTAAAATATAAGTCGCGTAAAAAGAAAGCAGAATATAAATTAGCTGAAACCCAAGAAAATTTAAATCGTGTTCAGGATATCCTTCATGAATTAGAAGGTCAGGTTGAACCTCTAAAAATACAGGCTTCAATCGCTAAAGATTATTTAGAGAAAAAAGAAGAATTAGAGAAAATTGAAGTAGCGCTTACGGTTTTCGAAGTAGAAGAGTTGCACGGGAAATACGAAGCTCTTTCAAAATCAGTAGAAGAGGGAAAAGACCGCGAATTAAAGCTTGCTGCAACAATGCAAAAACGTGAAGCCGATGTTGAACGAATGAAAGAGCATCTTAGTGCTTTGGATGATTCAATTGACGATCTACAACAAGTTCTCTTATTAACAAGTGAAGAACTGGAAAAACTAGAAGGTAGAAAAGAAGTCTTAAAAGAGCGAAAGAAAAATGCACATCAAAATAAAGCTCAGCTTGAAAGAACAATTGAAGAACTATCGGTTAAAATTTCTCAGTTAACTCATGAAAAGCAGGAACAAGAGAATCTATTAAATTCATATACAAATGAACTAGAAAAAATTAAAAGTGAACTGTCAGAAAAGCAAAAACTTGCCTCCACTTATGATCAAAATCTTGATGAAATGATTGAAGAATTAAAAAGTGAATATTTTGACCTACTAAATGAGCAAGCTTCATCACGTAACGAGATAAATTACTTAGAAGAGCAGCTTTCACAGCAAGAAAGAAAAAATACAAGACTGCTAGATTCTAATCAAAGATATGTGACTGAGCGTCAGGAAATCTTAGAAAAGAAGCTGAAAATTGAAGCAAATTATTCACTTATTGAAAAGCAATTATCAGACCAGATTAAAAGCTTTCGTGATACAACTGCGAAATTAGAAAACCTGAAGAATTCATATCAGAAAAAGGAGACAGCTCTTTATCAGGCTTATCAATTATTACAACAAACACGTTCGCGAAAAGAAGTTCTTGAATCAATGCAGGAGGACTATGCAGGCTTTTTCCAAGGAGTAAAAGAAATTCTAAAAGCGAAAGATGAGCTTGGAGGAATTCACGGTGCTGTTGCTGAATTAATTACAACAGATAAGGAATATGAAACAGCAATTGAAATTGCTTTAAGTAGTTCTATGCAGCATGTCGTTGTTCAAGATGAATCAGCAGCTAGAAAAGCTATACAATTTTTAAAGCAACATTCATTTGGACGAGCTACATTTTTGCCTCTATCAGTAATAAAGGAGCGTTCTATTAACCATCATGATTTAGCGTTGATTGAAAACCATCCTGCGTTTGTTGGGCTTGCGAAAAATCTTGTTAAGTATCAAGCTCAATTTCAATCAATTATTGGGAATTTATTAGGTACAGTCATTGTTACCTCTGACTTAAAGGGAGCAAATGATATTGCCAAGTTAATGAATTATCGCTATCGCTTAGTGACCCTTCAAGGTGATGTTGTGAATCCTGGGGGCTCGATGACAGGTGGTGCGGTAAAACAAAAGAACAATTCCTTACTGAGTAGACAACGTGAACTAGAACAAATTGTAGAAAAGTTATCTGTAATGGAGCAGAAGACTGAGGAGCTTGAAAAAGATGTTAAATCCTCAAAAGAATTAATTCAACAGCATGAAAAAACGCTAGAGGAGCTTCGTTCTAAAGGTGAAAACCTTCGATTAGAAGAGCAAAAAATCCGTGGTAACATACGAGAGATTGAATTGAATGAAAAAAATGTAAATGATCATTTGAAATTATATGATTCTGAGCGAGAAGCCTTTGAGTCTGAGAAAACAAGAATGATAGGTCGAAAAGATGAACTTCAGGTGAAATTAAAAGAGATTTCAACAAGTTTGGAAAAACTGGATAAAGAAATCGAAGAATTGTCTGTAAAGAAGACAACACAACAAACGTCTAAAGATGAACTGCAGAATCAACTTATTGAATTAAAGGTAGTACATGCAAGTAAGCAGCAAGTGTATGAGAATCAAAAAGAAAAAGTTGAACGTATAAAATTAGACTTACAAGAATCTCAACAAAAGCATAAAGATGCATCTGAAGATTATTCACTTCTTTCAAATGAGATGAGTTCAAGTTCTTCAGGTGAGGAAAAACTAGATGAAGCTGCTAATAAGAAGCTACAAGACAAAAACAAAACAGTTGAATTAATAGCTAGCAGACGTGAAGAGCGTCTTCAGTTACAAGAAAAGCTTGAACATGAAGAGCGGGAGCTAAAAGAATTAAAACGTCAGGATAAACAGCTTCAAGATATTTTAAAAGATGAGGAAGTAAAGTTAAATCGATTAGATGTTGAACTTGATAATCGATTAAATCATCTTCGAGAAGAATATTTCTTAACATTTGAAGGTGCTAAAGAAAAATATACTCTTGAAATAGAAGTTGATGAAGCGAGAAAACGTGTGAAGTTAATTAAACTTGCAATTGATGAACTTGGAACAGTAAACTTAGGAGCGATTGATGAATATGAACGTGTTTCTGAGAGATTTACGTTTTTAACAGAACAACGCGATGATTTATTAGAAGCAAAAGATACGCTATATCAAGTGATCGATGAGATGGATATCGAAATGAAAAGAAGGTTCGAACAAACATTTAATGCTATTCGTTCTCATTTTGAATCTGTTTTTCAGGCATTATTTGGTGGAGGACGGGCTGAGTTGAAACTAACTGATCCTAATGACCTTTTAAATACTGGTGTTGATATTGTGGCACAGCCTCCGGGGAAAAAACTTCAAAACCTTGGCTTGCTTTCTGGTGGAGAACGTGCCTTAACAGCTATTGCCTTACTGTTTTCTATTTTAAAGGTACGACCGGTTCCTTTTTGTGTACTAGATGAAGTGGAAGCGGCACTTGATGAAGCAAACGTACACCGATTCGCACAGTATTTAAAAAAATTCAGTCATGAAACACAATTTATTGTTATCACGCATCGGAAAGGTACTATGGAAGAGGCTGATGTATTATATGGCGTAACAATGCAGGAATCAGGTGTTTCTAAGCTTGTATCTGTTAGACTTGAAGAAACAAAGGAATTAGTGCAATCTTAGTGGAAAGGAAACGACAAAGATGAGCTTTTTTAAAAAATTAAAAGAAAAAATTACTCAACAAACAGATTCTGTTACTGAAAAATTCAAAGAGGGCTTAACAAAGACAAGAGATTCTTTTGCTGGTAAAATGAATGATCTTGTAGCTAGATATCGTAAAGTGGATGAAGAGTTTTTCGAAGAGCTTGAAGAATTACTCATTAGTGCCGATGTTGGTGTTGCTACTGTTATGGATTTAATTGATGAATTAAAGATGGAAGTGAAACGTCAAAATATCCAAGATACGAAAGAAGTTCAAGCTGTTATTTCTGAAAAGCTTGTTGAAATATATGAAGGTAGCGATCATGATGAGTCGCTCAATAAATTGGAATTACAAGCTGGAAGATTAAATGTCGTTTTATTTGTAGGTGTAAATGGAGTAGGGAAAACTACGACAATTGGCAAGCTAGCACATAAACTAAAAAGCGAAGGAAATTCTGTTTTATTGGCTGCTGGTGATACTTTTAGAGCAGGAGCTATTGAGCAGTTAGAAGTGTGGGGAGAGCGTGTAGGTGTTGATGTTATTAAACAATCGGAAGGTTCTGACCCTGCTGCGGTTATGTATGATGCTGTTCAGGCAGCTAAGGCACGTAATGTCGATGTTTTACTCTGTGATACAGCTGGAAGACTACAAAATAAAGTTAATCTGATGAAAGAGCTTGAGAAAGTTAAGCGTGTAATCGAACGTGAAATACCTGGAGCTCCTCATGAAGTATTGCTTGTACTAGACGCAACAACAGGTCAAAATGCTATGACACAAGCAAAACAATTTTCCCAAGCAACAGATGTATCAGGAATAGTTCTTACAAAATTAGACGGTACTGCAAAAGGTGGTATTGTGTTAGCGATTAAAGGAGAGCTTGATATCCCTGTGAAGTTTGTTGGTTTGGGAGAAAAAATGGATGATTTACAAGAGTTTAACACGGAACAATATGTTTATGGTCTTTTCTCAGGAATAATTGAAGCACAAGAAGAAGAGTAAATAATCATTATTAAAGCTATCAATTTCATTTATTGAGATTGTTAGCTTTTTTGTTTTATTCAACACAAAACGTGAGTAAGAATGTGCTTATACATCGTCGCTATCACAATTTTCATATACAATTACTTGACAAGAAAAAGCTTCCTATGTAGACTAATAAGTTGTAAAGGTAATTCACTTAACAAAGGGGTGAATCGGCATGATGCTTGAAAAAACGACGAGGCTTACGTATTTATTTGATTTCTATCAATCGTTGTTAACACCTAAGCAGAAAAGCTATATGTCGTTATACTATTTAGATGATTTCTCCCTTGGTGAAATTGCGGAAGAGTATGATGTGAGTAGACAAGCTGTTTACGATAACATTAAACGAACTGAAGCAATGCTGGAGCAATATGAAGAGAAGCTATTATTATTTCAAAAATTTCAAGAGAGACAAAAGTTAATGACAAAACTACGTGAATTTTCTCCTAACATTGAGAACAAAGCTATGTTTGATTCATTACTAAATGAACTTGAGAAATTAGATTAGGAGGCGGCATATTATGGCATTTGAAGGATTAGCCGACCGACTGCAGAATACGATGGCCAAAATTCGCGGCAAAGGGAAAGTATCTGAAGCAGATGTAAAAGAAATGATGCGTGAAGTACGCCTTGCTCTTTTAGAAGCGGATGTTAACTTCAAAGTCGTGAAGGACTTTATTAAGCGCGTTAGTGAGCGCGCTGTTGGTCAAGAAGTTATGAAAAGCTTAACTCCAGGCCAACAGGTCATTAAAGTGGTTAAAGACGAGCTGACTGAACTGATGGGTGGAGAGCAGAGTAAAATAGCTGTGTCCAACCGCCCGCCAACGGTTATTATGATGGTTGGTTTACAGGGTGCTGGTAAAACAACAACTACCGGTAAACTCGCAAATTTATTAAGAAAAAAGCATAACCGTAAGCCGTTACTTGTTGCTGCTGATATTTACCGTCCTGCGGCGATAAAGCAGTTAGAGACATTAGGTAAACAATTGGATATGCCTGTTTTCTCATTAGGTGATCAAGTTAGTCCAGTTGAAATAGCAACAAAGGCATTAGCCCACGCAAAAGAAGAACATCATGATTACGTAATTATTGATACTGCAGGTCGTCTTCATATTGATGAAAATCTTATGGAAGAGCTTGAGCAGGTAAAAGAAATTGCGAAACCAGATGAAATTTTTCTTGTTGTTGATGCGATGACGGGTCAAGATGCGGTGAATGTTGCCAAAAGCTTTAATGAGCAGCTTGGGTTAACAGGGGTTGTTTTAACCAAACTTGACGGTGATACTCGTGGTGGAGCGGCACTTTCTATTCGGTCTGTTACTAATACACCTATTAAGTTTGTTGGGTTAGGTGAAAAGCTTGATGCTCTTGAGGCGTTTCATCCAGAACGGATGGCTTCAAGAATTTTAGGTATGGGTGATGTTTTAACACTTATTGAAAAGGCTCAAACAAATGTAGATGCTGAAAAAGCAAAAGAGTTAGAACAAAAAATGCGTACAGCATCCTTCACATTTGATGATTTCCTTGAGCAGCTTGGTCAGGTGCGCAATATGGGACCTTTAGAGGATCTAATTGGCATGTTGCCGGGGGCTAACAAGGTGAAGGGTTTGAAAAACCTTCAAGTTGACGAAAAGCAAATCAGTCATGTAGAAGCAATTATTAAGTCCATGACAAAAGCTGAAAAGATAAACCCTGAAATTATGAATGCTTCTCGAAAAAAGAGAATTGCAGTTGGTAGTGGTACATCCGTACAAGAGGTGAACCGACTATTAAAGCAATTTGAAGATATGAAAAAAATGATGAAGCAAATGACAAATATGTCAAAAGGAAAGAAAAAAGGCGGAATGAAGTTTCCGTTCATGTAATTCTATGATTTTAAGTCTCGTTTTTTAGAAAATATCATAGCAAAAAATAAGTTTTTTAAGGAAATTTTCTTCTGACAAGAAAAAAACCTTTACATCATATCACTTATTTGATAATATACTATCTTGTTGAAACATTTTCGGAGGTGCTTTATAAAATGGCAGTTAAAATTCGTTTAAAACGTATGGGAGCAAAAAAATCTCCTTTTTATCGTATTGTAGTAGCAGATTCTCGTTCACCACGTGATGGACGTTTCATTGAAGTTGTTGGGACATACAATCCAGTTGCTCAACCAGCAGAAGTGAAAATCAATGAAGAATTAGCATTAAAATGGATGTCAAACGGTGCTAAACCTTCTGACACAGTTCGTAACTTGTTCTCTAACGAAGGCATTATGGAAAAATTCCATAACGCAAAAAATAGCAAGTAATGACTGTTAAGATGAAAGAGTTAATCGAAGCAATTGTTAAACCACTTGTTGATTCTCCCGATTCTGTTGAGATAACTGAATTTGAACAGGAGCATCAAATAATTTATTGCCTTTCTGTTCATAAAGAAGATGTCGGCAAAGTCATTGGGAAACAAGGTCGTATAGCAAAAGCGATTCGAACTGTTGTGTATGCAGCAGGATCTAATTCATCTAAAAGAATCCAACTAGAAATTAATGACTAAAAAAGGGTGAGGAGGTTCCTCCCCTTTTTTTGTACGTAAAAAAAAATAGTAATAAATCAAATTAGAATATGAATGGTTTTTCAAAGTATTATGCTTGTAAATGGGAGGAACAATAATGAAGATACTCCACCAGGTTACAGTGAAGCAAATGATAACCGAAACAAGTAAGGAATTATTGATAAAACAATTTACACAGCGCAAAAAAAGCCTGAAACAGGAAATGGATCAATTATATTTTGAATATAAAAAACTAGAGAAAACGAGTAAACAGCTTGCTGGACCGTTCTTAAAAGAAATTGATAAAAGGCGGGAAAAGATTAAGCTAGTGGATTTTCAACTAGAACAAGTACATACATTACCAATTGGAAGCGAAATTAAAGATAAAGAAGTAGAAGCAATTGTCGAAGTAAATGTAGGAGACAATTGGGAAGAATTAATGAAAGAAAAAACGATTATCATTAGAGATGGAATCGTAGATCAAATACGCCTGAGGTGATTAATAGTATGACAGAAAAATGGTTTAATGTAGGGAAAATTGTAAATACACACGGAATTAGAGGAGAAGTTCGTGTTATTTCAAAAACAGACTTTGCTGAAGAAAGATATGAGCCAGGTAACACTCTTTATATATTTAAAGAAGGTTCTGATCAACCTATTGAAGTAGTTGTTGATAGCCATCGTGTTCATAAGAATTTTGATCTATTAACGTTTGAAGGAATGCCTTCAATTCAGGATGTTGAACAATTCAAAGGCTCACTACTTAAAGTGACAGAATCACAACTTTCTGAATTGGAAGAGGGTGAGTATTACTTTCACGAAATAATCGGTTGTAAAATGTTTACCGATGAAGGTGAAGAAATCGGGACAATTAGAGAAATATTAGCAACTGGTGCAAATGATGTATGGGTTGTACAAAGAAAGATAGGAAAAGACCTCCTAGTTCCTTATATTGAAGACATTGTTAAAGAGATTGATATCGTAGAGAAAAAAATTATTATAACACCTATGGAAGGGTTACTAGACTAATGAAGATCGATTTTTTAACACTTTTCCCAGAGATGTTTCATGGAGTCTTGAATGAATCTATCCTAAAGAAGGCACAGGAAAAGGAAGCTGTTCAGTTTAACGTGATTAACTTCAGACAATATTCCTCCAATAAGCATCAAAATGTCGATGACTATCCCTATGGTGGAGGTGCTGGAATGGTGTTAACTCCACAACCGATCTTTGATGCTGTAGAAGATATTCGTAGTAATGGGAATACTGAACCGAAAGTGATCTTGGTGTGCCCTCAGGGAGAACGTTTTACTCAGTCAAAAGCAGAACAATTAGCAAAAGAAGAACATCTTCTTTTTATCTGTGGTCATTATGAGGGGTATGATGAACGTATTAGGGAACATCTTGTAACAGAAGAGATCTCAATTGGGGATTTTGTTTTAACAGGTGGAGAACTCGCGTCAATGGTCATAACAGACAGTGTTGTAAGGCTTTTACCAGGAGTCTTAGGAAACGAAGATTCACCTGTACTAGACTCATACAGCTCAGGCTTACTAGAACATCCGCATTACACCCGTCCAGCAGATTTTAGAGGGTTACAAGTACCTGAAGTTCTTCTATCAGGGAACCATAAATTAATTGCAGAGTGGCGTGAAGAACAATCACTCCGTAGAACGTTTGAGAGACGTCCAGACCTGCTAAAATCATATCCTTTGACTGACAAGCAAAAAACCTTGATAAAAAAATGGGAAAATGAGAACTAGCTATTGCAGCCTAACAGTCTATATGTTATGATAAATCTCGTGACTTGCAGATGAAAAGTTTTTATTTAAACTATTTTCCTTTATGCAGTCTTTTATAACGATGTTCCGCTGCAATAAAAGTATTGGAATGAGCATCTGTTGGAAGGAGTTGAAAACGATGCAAAAATTAATTGAAGAAATCACAAAAGAACAATTAAAAACTGATCTACCTGCATTCCGTCCTGGTGATACTGTACGTGTACACGTAAGTATTGTTGAGGGTACTCGTGAGCGTATTCAGGTATTTGAAGGTGTTGTGATTAAGCGTCGTGGTGGTGGAATCAGTGAAACATTTACAGTTCGTAAGATTTCTTACGGTGTAGGTGTTGAGCGTACTTTCCCTGTACACACACCAAAGATCGCGAAGCTAGAAGTAATTCGTCGCGGTAAAGTTCGCCGTGCTAAACTTTACTACCTACGTCAATTACGTGGTAAAGCTGCGCGTATTAAAGAAATTCGATAAGATTGCTTAGTAGTCTACTAAGCCTCAAATATATGGGTCAGGTACACTGTCCGTATAGTTGAAAAGGAGCTTGTTACCTAACAAGCTCCTTTTTCAATAAAAAGGCTGTTTCATCACATGAACAGTAAACTCACCATACAAGTATAGTAATAAACAAATAATGGACATAATGATTGCTAGAAGCAGGTGAATTGAATGACCAAAAAGAAAAATGAACTTTTTGAATGGATAAAAGCATTGGCTATTGCCGTTCTTTTAGCAGCTATTATTAGGTATTTCTTATTTGCTCCTATTGTAGTTGATGGGTTCTCAATGATGCCAACTTTACATACACAAGATCGAATGATTGTTAATAAATTATCATACAAAATTGGAGAACCTGAACGTTTTGATATTGTGGTTTTTCATGCAACTTTAGAAAAAGACTATATAAAACGAGTAATAGGTTTACCGGGTGATAAAGTAGAATACAAAAACGATACGTTATACATTAACGGAGAAGCTTATGAAGAACCCTATCTGAATGAATATAAAGACGATTTAATTGACGGCCCGCTAACAGAACCTTTTGACCTCGATAGCATTATTGGGCAAGATACTGTACCAGAAGGTCATTTATTTGTCATGGGGGATAACAGAAGGCAAAGCAAGGATAGCAGACATATAGGAACAATACCGATAGAAGAGGTTATGGGTAAGGCAAGCTTAGTTTATTGGCCAGTATCAGATATACGGTTTGCTGAGTAATTTAAAGAAGGTGTTATGAAATGACGATACAATGGTTTCCAGGTCATATGGCAAAAGCGAGAAGACAGGTTACTGAAAAGATAAAACTTATTGACATTGTTTTTGAACTTGTAGATGCGAGAATTCCTATGTCTTCTAGAAATCCGATGATAGATGAAATTGTTTCATCTAAACCAAGAATAGTACTCTTGAACAAAGCTGACAAAGCTGATGATTCAATTACTAAGCAATGGATTGAATATTTTAAAGAACAAGATATACCCGCCATTGCTATAGACGCTCAATCTGGAACAGGATTAAAACAAATCACTGCATTGTCAAAAGTTCTTCTTAAAGAGAAATTTGATAAAATGGCTGCGAAGGGAATTAAACCTCGTGCCATACGTGCATTGATTATTGGTATCCCGAATGTTGGGAAATCCACTCTTATTAATAGACTCGCTAAAAGAAATATTACAAAAACTGGAGATCGTCCGGGAGTAACGACGGCACAACAATGGGTAAAGGTTGGAAATGAGCTAGAGCTTTTAGACACACCTGGTATCCTTTGGCCGAAGTTTGAAGATCAATTAGTAGGTCAAAAACTTGCAACAACAGGAGCAATCAAGGATGCTATTTTGAATCTGCAAGAAGTCACTGTTTTTGCATTAAACTTTATGAAAGAACATTATCCTAAAAGATTGTTAGAGCGCTATAATCTTAATGAAATTCCTGAAGAAATAGTCCCGCTATTTGATGAGATCGGGAAGAAACGGGGCTGTATGGTATCCGGGGGCTATATTGATTACGATAAAACATCTGAATTAATTTTAAGGGAAATAAGAACAGATAAGTTAGGGAAATTATCTTTTGAAATTCCTGCTGATTTTCAAGATGAATAAACCATTTTTAATCTGACCCGCATTTAATTATGACGGGTCTTTATTTATTTGAATTACGGCCGATATAATGATAAAGAATAATTTTAGATATTATACATATAAAAGACAAAACATGTGCACGAGGAGAACAAATAATGCCATTAACAACAAAAGAAGTTCAAAAAAAATTAGTGGAAATTACGGATATGCAAGATCCATTTCTTAAAGAGTGTCAAGCTGATACTAGAAAAGGAGTACAGCAACTCGTTGAAAGATGGTTTAAAAACTACGAACACGAGAAATTGTTACAGAAGCAATATTATGAAATGCTTAGTTATGAAAGAGCAGCA
This genomic stretch from Metabacillus sp. B2-18 harbors:
- the rnc gene encoding ribonuclease III; this encodes MARHINYKERRSFAKKAEEFKKFQERIGHTFTNEKLLYQAFTHSSYVNEHRKKPYEDNERLEFLGDAVLELTISQYLYKKYPMMSEGELTKLRAAIVCEPSLVSFANTLAFGSLVLLGKGEEMTGGRARPALLADVFEAFIGALYLDQGLESVVQFLDKFVIPKVDEGAFSHVMDFKSQLQELVQRDTKGTLEYKILQEKGPAHNREFVSTVSLNGEVFGTGSGKSKKEAEQHAAQEALSKLQQINK
- the smc gene encoding chromosome segregation protein SMC encodes the protein MFLKRLDIVGFKSFAERVTVDFVKGVTAVVGPNGSGKSNITDGIRWVLGEQSAKSLRGAKMEDIIFAGSDSRRGLNVAEVTLTLDNDDSFLPIDYHEVSVTRRVYRSGESEFFINKQSCRLKDIVDLFMDSGLGKEAFSIISQGKVEEILSSKSEERRTIFEEAAGVLKYKSRKKKAEYKLAETQENLNRVQDILHELEGQVEPLKIQASIAKDYLEKKEELEKIEVALTVFEVEELHGKYEALSKSVEEGKDRELKLAATMQKREADVERMKEHLSALDDSIDDLQQVLLLTSEELEKLEGRKEVLKERKKNAHQNKAQLERTIEELSVKISQLTHEKQEQENLLNSYTNELEKIKSELSEKQKLASTYDQNLDEMIEELKSEYFDLLNEQASSRNEINYLEEQLSQQERKNTRLLDSNQRYVTERQEILEKKLKIEANYSLIEKQLSDQIKSFRDTTAKLENLKNSYQKKETALYQAYQLLQQTRSRKEVLESMQEDYAGFFQGVKEILKAKDELGGIHGAVAELITTDKEYETAIEIALSSSMQHVVVQDESAARKAIQFLKQHSFGRATFLPLSVIKERSINHHDLALIENHPAFVGLAKNLVKYQAQFQSIIGNLLGTVIVTSDLKGANDIAKLMNYRYRLVTLQGDVVNPGGSMTGGAVKQKNNSLLSRQRELEQIVEKLSVMEQKTEELEKDVKSSKELIQQHEKTLEELRSKGENLRLEEQKIRGNIREIELNEKNVNDHLKLYDSEREAFESEKTRMIGRKDELQVKLKEISTSLEKLDKEIEELSVKKTTQQTSKDELQNQLIELKVVHASKQQVYENQKEKVERIKLDLQESQQKHKDASEDYSLLSNEMSSSSSGEEKLDEAANKKLQDKNKTVELIASRREERLQLQEKLEHEERELKELKRQDKQLQDILKDEEVKLNRLDVELDNRLNHLREEYFLTFEGAKEKYTLEIEVDEARKRVKLIKLAIDELGTVNLGAIDEYERVSERFTFLTEQRDDLLEAKDTLYQVIDEMDIEMKRRFEQTFNAIRSHFESVFQALFGGGRAELKLTDPNDLLNTGVDIVAQPPGKKLQNLGLLSGGERALTAIALLFSILKVRPVPFCVLDEVEAALDEANVHRFAQYLKKFSHETQFIVITHRKGTMEEADVLYGVTMQESGVSKLVSVRLEETKELVQS
- the ftsY gene encoding signal recognition particle-docking protein FtsY, with the translated sequence MSFFKKLKEKITQQTDSVTEKFKEGLTKTRDSFAGKMNDLVARYRKVDEEFFEELEELLISADVGVATVMDLIDELKMEVKRQNIQDTKEVQAVISEKLVEIYEGSDHDESLNKLELQAGRLNVVLFVGVNGVGKTTTIGKLAHKLKSEGNSVLLAAGDTFRAGAIEQLEVWGERVGVDVIKQSEGSDPAAVMYDAVQAAKARNVDVLLCDTAGRLQNKVNLMKELEKVKRVIEREIPGAPHEVLLVLDATTGQNAMTQAKQFSQATDVSGIVLTKLDGTAKGGIVLAIKGELDIPVKFVGLGEKMDDLQEFNTEQYVYGLFSGIIEAQEEE
- a CDS encoding putative DNA-binding protein, which translates into the protein MMLEKTTRLTYLFDFYQSLLTPKQKSYMSLYYLDDFSLGEIAEEYDVSRQAVYDNIKRTEAMLEQYEEKLLLFQKFQERQKLMTKLREFSPNIENKAMFDSLLNELEKLD
- the ffh gene encoding signal recognition particle protein — translated: MAFEGLADRLQNTMAKIRGKGKVSEADVKEMMREVRLALLEADVNFKVVKDFIKRVSERAVGQEVMKSLTPGQQVIKVVKDELTELMGGEQSKIAVSNRPPTVIMMVGLQGAGKTTTTGKLANLLRKKHNRKPLLVAADIYRPAAIKQLETLGKQLDMPVFSLGDQVSPVEIATKALAHAKEEHHDYVIIDTAGRLHIDENLMEELEQVKEIAKPDEIFLVVDAMTGQDAVNVAKSFNEQLGLTGVVLTKLDGDTRGGAALSIRSVTNTPIKFVGLGEKLDALEAFHPERMASRILGMGDVLTLIEKAQTNVDAEKAKELEQKMRTASFTFDDFLEQLGQVRNMGPLEDLIGMLPGANKVKGLKNLQVDEKQISHVEAIIKSMTKAEKINPEIMNASRKKRIAVGSGTSVQEVNRLLKQFEDMKKMMKQMTNMSKGKKKGGMKFPFM
- the rpsP gene encoding 30S ribosomal protein S16 is translated as MAVKIRLKRMGAKKSPFYRIVVADSRSPRDGRFIEVVGTYNPVAQPAEVKINEELALKWMSNGAKPSDTVRNLFSNEGIMEKFHNAKNSK
- a CDS encoding KH domain-containing protein, which gives rise to MKELIEAIVKPLVDSPDSVEITEFEQEHQIIYCLSVHKEDVGKVIGKQGRIAKAIRTVVYAAGSNSSKRIQLEIND
- a CDS encoding YlqD family protein; this translates as MKILHQVTVKQMITETSKELLIKQFTQRKKSLKQEMDQLYFEYKKLEKTSKQLAGPFLKEIDKRREKIKLVDFQLEQVHTLPIGSEIKDKEVEAIVEVNVGDNWEELMKEKTIIIRDGIVDQIRLR
- the rimM gene encoding ribosome maturation factor RimM (Essential for efficient processing of 16S rRNA), with amino-acid sequence MTEKWFNVGKIVNTHGIRGEVRVISKTDFAEERYEPGNTLYIFKEGSDQPIEVVVDSHRVHKNFDLLTFEGMPSIQDVEQFKGSLLKVTESQLSELEEGEYYFHEIIGCKMFTDEGEEIGTIREILATGANDVWVVQRKIGKDLLVPYIEDIVKEIDIVEKKIIITPMEGLLD